In one Thermaerobacter sp. PB12/4term genomic region, the following are encoded:
- a CDS encoding MFS transporter: protein MTPAFWALAAGRFISALGDGFFFPFIAVFLQRVHGLPPEQVGLIMSTAGLFSLVARMPAGWLADRLGFKPVVVAGLAGAGVAVTLAGWAPGPWTFAFCYALMSAMVWGSFPALLHGAGLMVPPRRREEAYSIMNLLSNAGIAIGPVLGTYVVQRDIRLIFLLDGLSFLAFSAIVARWVPALREAAAGTGTRPVPATEPPGTNAAPAEPAPAPARPDRLGEAEPAPARGDPRGAVGAASERAVATRTQMGLTGPGRPEAVEPPSASRSSGRTDGGTGLSRRVLRGFLAFFPPLSHTAFWQLAAGALVMNLIYSQMGSNLPLDLNQRFGEVSWYGWLWTLNGAMIALLQYPATRWLQRYSPRPRRVLAALLYAVAALLILVAEPVALFLVAFAVLTVGEIMFTPLLQAGVAAMAPPGQGGRYQAAASLLFGMGWTLGPAIGGALLGKGGPELLWSAMAALGVLAAAVFGLGALGAGGGARRPRITCGPAPAGRAAGGAGAPAAR, encoded by the coding sequence ATGACCCCGGCCTTCTGGGCCCTGGCCGCGGGGCGGTTCATCAGCGCCCTGGGCGACGGCTTCTTCTTCCCCTTCATCGCCGTGTTCCTCCAGCGGGTCCACGGCCTTCCCCCGGAGCAGGTAGGCCTGATCATGAGCACGGCCGGGCTGTTCTCCCTGGTGGCCCGGATGCCGGCGGGCTGGCTGGCGGACCGGTTGGGTTTCAAGCCCGTGGTGGTGGCAGGCCTGGCGGGCGCCGGGGTGGCGGTGACGCTGGCAGGCTGGGCGCCGGGACCGTGGACCTTCGCCTTCTGCTACGCCCTGATGAGCGCCATGGTCTGGGGATCGTTCCCCGCCCTGCTGCACGGTGCGGGGCTTATGGTGCCGCCGCGCCGGCGGGAAGAGGCCTACAGCATCATGAACCTGCTGTCCAACGCCGGCATCGCCATCGGGCCGGTGCTGGGCACCTACGTGGTGCAGCGGGACATCCGGCTGATCTTCCTGCTGGACGGCCTGTCCTTCCTGGCGTTTTCCGCCATCGTGGCCCGGTGGGTGCCGGCGTTGCGGGAGGCTGCTGCCGGGACCGGGACCCGGCCGGTTCCGGCCACCGAGCCGCCGGGGACGAACGCGGCCCCGGCCGAACCGGCGCCGGCGCCTGCGCGGCCGGATCGCCTCGGGGAGGCCGAACCGGCGCCGGCGCGGGGCGACCCTCGCGGGGCGGTCGGAGCGGCATCCGAACGGGCGGTCGCAACGAGGACCCAAATGGGGCTAACGGGGCCGGGTCGCCCCGAGGCGGTCGAACCGCCTTCCGCATCCCGCTCCTCCGGCCGGACCGACGGCGGCACCGGGCTGAGCCGCCGGGTCCTACGCGGGTTCCTGGCGTTCTTCCCGCCCCTTTCCCACACGGCCTTCTGGCAGCTGGCCGCCGGTGCCCTGGTGATGAACCTGATCTACAGCCAGATGGGGTCGAACCTGCCCCTGGACCTGAACCAGCGGTTCGGCGAAGTCTCCTGGTATGGTTGGCTGTGGACGCTGAACGGCGCGATGATCGCCCTGCTGCAGTACCCCGCCACCCGGTGGTTGCAGCGATACAGCCCGCGGCCGCGCCGGGTGCTGGCGGCGCTGCTCTATGCGGTGGCGGCACTGCTGATCCTGGTGGCCGAGCCCGTCGCCCTGTTCCTGGTGGCTTTCGCGGTGCTGACGGTGGGCGAGATCATGTTCACCCCGCTGCTGCAGGCCGGGGTCGCCGCCATGGCCCCGCCCGGCCAGGGCGGCCGCTATCAGGCGGCGGCCAGCCTGCTCTTCGGGATGGGCTGGACCCTGGGGCCGGCCATCGGCGGGGCGCTGCTGGGCAAGGGGGGGCCGGAGCTCCTCTGGTCGGCCATGGCCGCCCTGGGCGTGCTGGCGGCGGCGGTGTTTGGCCTTGGGGCCCTGGGTGCGGGAGGCGGCGCCCGGCGTCCCCGGATCACCTGCGGCCCGGCGCCGGCAGGCCGGGCGGCGGGCGGAGCCGGAGCCCCCGCCGCCCGGTGA
- a CDS encoding 2-oxoacid:acceptor oxidoreductase subunit alpha — protein MSADHGRTQRHGSTPRLAAGGSLAPEPGPRGAGAAPAVAPGARRAGTPGAGTLDLSITIGGDAGQGVESSGAGFTKALARSGLHVFSVTDYRSRIRGGHNFYQVRVADRPLYSHADPVHVLIGLTEETIKIHLDNLAPRAAVIYDEEFRHVDADALRRHHVQPVPLPLSEVAKKHGSKVMMNTAALGAAAGLMNYNIEYLESVIKENFASKGDRVVEANLKVVREGWKLARDAAGDFPYTLPDPGGRTRRMVLHGNHAFALGAVAAGCRFVAAYPMTPGTSLFEWMVAHADELGIVTKHAEDEIAAICMAIGAGHAGARSMITTSGGGFSLMVEALGMAGMVEVPVVLVVSQRGGPSTGLPTRTEQGDLLFAIHASQGEFPRIVLAPGTVDQCFEAAVRAFNFAEHYQTPVIVLLDQFLSNHLRSVDPDTFRWEDVRHDRATTLTHEQLDRLDGPYLRYKDTDDGISPRAIPGHPRAVYAITTDEHDEEGHISEEIRNRRQQMEKRMRKLDTAQAEMRGPTWYGPEDADLTLICWGSTYGPCREAVDLFNRDKGEGARLNLLHFTDIWPFPVEQTLAELPKIRRAVAVEQNYTSQFARLLRMMTGFEVHATVNKFDGRPIAPQEILTQIEGEVPVHA, from the coding sequence ATGTCCGCCGATCACGGCCGGACCCAGCGTCACGGATCCACGCCCCGCCTTGCGGCCGGCGGGTCCCTGGCACCAGAGCCCGGACCCCGCGGAGCCGGCGCGGCCCCGGCCGTGGCGCCCGGGGCGCGCCGGGCCGGCACCCCGGGGGCCGGCACCCTGGACCTGAGCATCACCATCGGCGGCGATGCCGGCCAGGGCGTGGAGTCCAGCGGCGCCGGCTTCACCAAGGCCCTGGCCCGCAGCGGCCTGCACGTCTTCAGCGTCACGGACTACCGCTCACGGATCCGCGGCGGCCACAACTTCTACCAGGTCCGGGTGGCGGACCGGCCGCTGTACTCCCACGCGGACCCGGTTCACGTGCTCATCGGCCTGACCGAGGAGACCATCAAGATCCACCTGGACAACCTGGCGCCCCGCGCCGCCGTGATCTACGACGAGGAATTCCGCCACGTGGATGCCGATGCGCTGCGGCGGCACCACGTCCAGCCCGTGCCCCTGCCCCTGAGCGAGGTGGCCAAAAAGCACGGCAGCAAGGTGATGATGAACACCGCCGCCCTGGGCGCCGCCGCAGGGCTGATGAACTACAACATCGAGTACCTGGAGTCGGTCATCAAGGAGAACTTCGCCAGCAAGGGCGACCGGGTGGTCGAGGCCAACCTCAAGGTGGTGCGGGAAGGCTGGAAGCTGGCCCGGGACGCGGCGGGCGACTTCCCCTATACCCTGCCCGACCCGGGAGGCCGGACGCGCCGCATGGTCCTGCACGGCAACCACGCCTTCGCCCTGGGCGCCGTGGCGGCCGGCTGCCGGTTCGTCGCCGCCTATCCCATGACCCCCGGGACCAGCCTGTTCGAGTGGATGGTCGCCCACGCGGACGAGCTCGGCATCGTCACCAAGCACGCCGAGGATGAGATCGCCGCCATCTGCATGGCCATCGGCGCCGGCCACGCGGGCGCCCGCAGCATGATCACCACCTCGGGCGGCGGCTTCTCCCTGATGGTCGAGGCCCTGGGCATGGCCGGGATGGTCGAGGTCCCCGTGGTGCTGGTCGTCTCCCAGCGCGGCGGCCCCTCCACGGGCCTGCCCACCCGGACGGAGCAGGGCGACCTGCTCTTCGCGATCCACGCCTCCCAGGGCGAGTTCCCCCGCATCGTCCTGGCCCCGGGCACGGTGGACCAGTGCTTCGAGGCGGCGGTGCGGGCCTTCAACTTCGCCGAGCACTACCAGACGCCCGTCATCGTCCTGCTGGACCAGTTCCTGTCGAACCACCTGCGCTCGGTGGACCCGGACACCTTCCGCTGGGAGGACGTCCGCCACGACCGGGCCACCACCCTGACCCACGAACAGCTGGACCGGCTGGACGGGCCCTACCTGCGCTACAAGGACACCGATGACGGCATCTCGCCCCGGGCCATCCCCGGTCACCCCCGGGCGGTCTACGCCATCACCACCGACGAGCACGACGAGGAAGGCCACATCAGCGAGGAAATCCGCAACCGCCGGCAGCAGATGGAAAAGCGCATGCGCAAACTGGACACGGCCCAGGCGGAGATGCGCGGGCCCACCTGGTACGGGCCGGAAGACGCGGACCTGACCTTGATCTGCTGGGGTTCCACCTACGGGCCCTGCCGGGAGGCGGTCGACCTGTTCAACCGCGACAAGGGCGAGGGGGCCCGCCTGAACCTCTTGCACTTCACCGACATCTGGCCCTTCCCGGTGGAGCAGACCCTGGCCGAGCTGCCCAAGATCCGCCGGGCCGTGGCCGTCGAGCAGAACTACACCAGCCAGTTCGCCCGGCTGCTGCGGATGATGACGGGCTTTGAGGTCCACGCCACGGTGAACAAGTTCGACGGGCGGCCCATCGCACCCCAGGAGATCCTGACCCAGATCGAAGGGGAGGTGCCGGTCCATGCCTGA